A genomic stretch from Glaciecola nitratireducens FR1064 includes:
- a CDS encoding response regulator, translated as MTVSVLICDDSGFARKAMARSLPDGWDIDISFAEHGQQAIDMIKEGKGDILFLDLNMPVLDGYQTMQIIRKEDLPTLVIVVSGDVQEEARKRMLALGAVDFIRKPIDNEKLTTILAKYGIYTGATTAQKREQTNLLSENADEAEKLDAFRELANVAMGQAGENLAKILNEFIDLPIPNVSLLHSSELHMALDEVNRNKQMSAVSKGFISTGISGEAIILFNDSNVQSMASLLGDDISNNDGSGEIEVLMDVSNILIGACLNALSEQLNVKFTHNTPIILGLHRDLHELMNDQTSRWEKVLAIEIAYAISKHDISFELLLLIPDQDVDRVFNRLVFQKGSEDE; from the coding sequence ATGACTGTATCCGTGCTCATATGCGATGACTCTGGCTTTGCACGCAAAGCAATGGCCAGATCGCTTCCAGATGGTTGGGATATAGATATCTCGTTTGCGGAGCACGGCCAACAAGCAATTGACATGATCAAAGAGGGTAAGGGTGATATTCTTTTTCTTGATTTGAATATGCCCGTGCTGGATGGTTATCAAACCATGCAAATTATCCGCAAGGAAGATCTTCCTACCTTAGTGATTGTTGTTTCCGGTGACGTTCAAGAAGAAGCTCGAAAGCGAATGCTGGCACTAGGTGCCGTTGATTTTATCCGCAAGCCTATCGATAACGAAAAGCTAACGACGATCCTTGCCAAATACGGTATCTATACTGGCGCAACAACGGCACAAAAGCGTGAACAAACAAATTTACTCTCAGAAAATGCGGATGAAGCTGAAAAGTTGGATGCCTTCAGAGAGCTTGCAAACGTTGCCATGGGCCAAGCAGGCGAAAACTTAGCTAAAATTCTGAACGAGTTTATCGATTTACCCATTCCTAATGTGAGTCTATTACACTCCAGCGAACTGCATATGGCACTTGATGAAGTGAATCGAAATAAGCAGATGTCGGCGGTATCGAAAGGATTTATCAGCACTGGTATTAGCGGTGAAGCGATCATTTTATTCAACGACAGCAACGTACAAAGTATGGCCTCCTTGCTCGGCGATGATATTTCTAATAATGATGGTAGTGGTGAAATCGAAGTTCTTATGGACGTTTCCAATATTCTCATTGGTGCCTGCTTGAACGCATTATCAGAGCAATTGAATGTTAAATTTACTCACAATACGCCGATTATTTTGGGCTTACACCGTGACTTGCATGAATTGATGAATGATCAGACTTCAAGGTGGGAAAAAGTGTTGGCAATTGAGATTGCTTATGCCATTTCAAAACACGATATCAGTTTTGAGCTGCTGCTACTTATTCCTGATCAAGATGTCGATAGGGTGTTCAACCGCTTAGTGTTTCAGAAAGGAAGCGAAGATGAATAA
- a CDS encoding RluA family pseudouridine synthase, whose translation MALLHYAPPLDPYLTILYQDEDILVLDKPAELLTVPGKALEHRDSLQIRVQRVFPTATIIHRLDMATSGILIMALNKPAHVHLSRQFENRLTSKTYFARVFGHVERDSGKIDLPLICDWPNRPKQMVDHEHGKPSQTHWQVIQRDAKSTLVELTPITGRSHQLRVHMLALGHPILGDRLYAHEEAKVNNPRLCLHAQMHEFSHPVSGEKLRFESLHSFHQE comes from the coding sequence ATGGCGCTGTTACATTATGCACCGCCCTTAGATCCTTATCTTACGATACTGTATCAAGATGAGGATATTTTGGTGCTCGACAAGCCTGCGGAGCTACTCACTGTTCCAGGCAAGGCACTAGAACATCGAGATTCGCTGCAAATTCGCGTGCAGCGCGTTTTCCCGACGGCAACTATCATACACCGGCTCGATATGGCCACCTCCGGTATTCTTATTATGGCCTTGAATAAACCTGCGCATGTACATTTGTCTCGTCAGTTCGAAAATAGGCTTACATCTAAAACGTACTTTGCCAGAGTGTTTGGTCACGTAGAAAGAGATTCGGGAAAAATTGACTTGCCATTGATATGCGACTGGCCAAATAGACCAAAGCAAATGGTCGACCACGAGCACGGCAAGCCATCACAAACGCATTGGCAAGTGATCCAGCGCGATGCTAAGTCTACCCTTGTGGAATTGACTCCCATCACTGGACGTTCACATCAACTACGGGTGCATATGTTGGCATTAGGGCACCCTATACTAGGCGATCGACTCTATGCGCATGAGGAAGCAAAAGTAAATAACCCACGACTTTGCTTACATGCACAAATGCATGAGTTTTCGCATCCTGTTAGCGGCGAAAAGCTGCGTTTTGAATCTTTACATTCATTTCATCAAGAGTGA
- a CDS encoding thymidylate synthase has protein sequence MSQYEQLCQRIVNEGTWLTNERTGQKCLTVINAELEYDVENNSFPLVTTRKSFYKAAIAELLGYLRGYQSAAQFRAIGCNTWNANANENKAWLANPHRKGEDDMGRVYGVQGRTWQKPDGSTLDQLAKVIDNLSQGIDDRGEIITFYNPGEFDMACLRPCMHTHTFSLLGKDLYLTSYQRSCDVPLGLNFNQIQVYVMLALVAQITGNRPKKAYHKIINAHIYENQFDLMKDVQLSRTPFDNPTLTINPKITSLNDIETWVTTDDFTVHGYEHHDAIAYPFSV, from the coding sequence ATGAGTCAATACGAACAACTATGTCAGCGCATCGTTAATGAAGGAACGTGGTTAACTAATGAGCGCACAGGACAAAAGTGTTTAACCGTGATTAATGCTGAGCTTGAATACGATGTTGAGAACAACTCTTTTCCCTTGGTGACCACTAGAAAAAGCTTTTACAAAGCGGCAATTGCTGAGCTATTAGGTTATTTGCGTGGTTATCAAAGTGCGGCCCAGTTTCGCGCTATTGGTTGCAATACATGGAACGCAAACGCTAACGAGAACAAAGCCTGGTTGGCAAACCCACATCGTAAAGGAGAAGACGATATGGGCAGAGTTTATGGCGTGCAGGGCCGGACATGGCAAAAGCCAGATGGCTCGACGCTGGATCAACTTGCGAAAGTTATTGATAATTTATCGCAGGGTATCGATGATCGCGGTGAAATAATTACATTTTACAACCCAGGTGAATTTGATATGGCTTGTTTGCGACCGTGCATGCACACGCACACCTTTTCACTGTTGGGTAAGGATTTGTATTTAACTAGCTATCAACGCTCTTGCGATGTTCCGCTAGGCTTAAACTTCAATCAAATTCAAGTTTATGTGATGTTAGCTTTGGTAGCGCAAATTACGGGCAATAGACCCAAGAAAGCTTATCATAAAATAATAAATGCCCATATCTATGAAAATCAGTTCGATCTAATGAAGGATGTTCAGCTATCTCGCACTCCTTTTGACAATCCTACATTGACAATTAATCCAAAAATTACGTCTCTCAACGACATTGAAACATGGGTAACAACGGATGACTTTACGGTGCATGGGTATGAACATCACGATGCCATTGCGTATCCATTTTCTGTCTAA
- the lgt gene encoding prolipoprotein diacylglyceryl transferase, with the protein MTIPVQNIPAHLDFPTINAVIFEIGPIALRWYGVMYLIGFLAAFWLANRRLSRTDWSKEQLSDLLFYGFMGVVLGGRIGYVLFYNFSVFLDNPLYLFRIWEGGMSFHGGCLGVIVATYWYSRKRGWSFLRVGDFIAPLVPIGLGAGRIGNFINGELWGRTTDVPWAFVFPGAGPMPRHPSQLYEFALEGVLLFVILWLYSAKPRPVGSVGGLFLLCYGAFRFFVEYFREPDAHLDLNSLGLSQGQMLCIPMILAGVALIAYAVKKGEKA; encoded by the coding sequence ATGACCATCCCAGTACAAAATATCCCTGCGCATTTGGATTTTCCAACAATAAACGCCGTTATTTTCGAAATAGGACCAATAGCCCTGCGCTGGTACGGCGTTATGTATCTGATTGGTTTTTTAGCGGCATTTTGGCTGGCTAACAGACGACTATCCCGAACCGATTGGAGCAAAGAACAGCTCAGCGATCTGTTATTTTACGGTTTTATGGGGGTGGTGCTTGGTGGCCGAATTGGCTATGTTTTATTCTATAATTTCAGCGTTTTTCTTGATAATCCACTCTACCTTTTCCGCATATGGGAAGGTGGAATGTCGTTTCATGGTGGTTGCTTAGGGGTTATCGTCGCGACGTATTGGTACTCCAGAAAACGCGGTTGGTCATTTTTACGTGTGGGCGATTTTATAGCACCATTAGTGCCAATTGGTTTAGGAGCGGGTCGCATCGGCAACTTCATCAACGGTGAGTTATGGGGGCGCACTACTGATGTACCTTGGGCCTTTGTTTTTCCGGGTGCAGGTCCAATGCCGCGTCATCCCTCACAACTATATGAGTTTGCGCTGGAAGGGGTTTTGCTGTTTGTGATTTTATGGCTATATTCAGCTAAACCGCGCCCTGTTGGATCGGTCGGTGGATTATTCTTACTGTGCTATGGCGCATTTCGATTCTTCGTTGAATACTTCCGAGAGCCAGACGCGCATTTAGATTTAAACTCACTTGGCTTATCACAAGGTCAAATGCTATGTATTCCAATGATACTAGCGGGCGTTGCGTTAATTGCTTATGCAGTTAAAAAAGGTGAAAAAGCCTAG
- a CDS encoding GGDEF domain-containing protein, whose protein sequence is MNKDIQELSELHWQQDLLGSIEVGIVVLEKDFSVAVWNQFMENHSSVRPSQIIGKNLFSLFPEIDETWFKRKCDPVFNMGSPAFIIWEQRPYVFKFGTSRPITSASDYMYQNVTIFPLASITGETQRICVLVYDVTDQAMAKQSIEGLNARLQEVSRIDGLTGLYNRRYWQERFEREYKMAMRNDPDVCAIMLDIDHFKKVNDTHGHHAGDLVIKRLAKLITLATRETDICGRYGGEEFAIILPDTTEKTAKIMAERLRKLVSLDAVPYEDIKIKYTISIGIAQFTSDYREAVLWLEDADKALYEAKEGGRNRVVLAHEGSLE, encoded by the coding sequence ATGAATAAAGATATTCAGGAGTTATCAGAGTTACATTGGCAGCAAGACCTTTTAGGCTCAATAGAAGTAGGGATCGTTGTTTTAGAAAAAGATTTCTCTGTTGCTGTGTGGAATCAGTTTATGGAAAACCACAGCAGCGTTAGGCCTAGCCAGATAATTGGAAAAAATCTTTTTTCACTGTTTCCAGAGATTGACGAAACGTGGTTTAAACGCAAGTGTGACCCGGTCTTTAACATGGGCAGCCCTGCATTTATCATCTGGGAACAACGCCCGTATGTGTTTAAATTTGGCACCAGCCGACCGATTACGTCTGCGTCAGACTATATGTATCAAAATGTCACGATATTTCCGCTAGCTTCAATCACTGGAGAAACCCAAAGGATTTGTGTCTTAGTCTATGATGTTACTGACCAAGCAATGGCCAAGCAAAGCATTGAAGGTCTCAATGCAAGGCTGCAGGAAGTGAGTCGAATTGATGGCTTAACGGGCTTGTATAATAGACGTTATTGGCAAGAGCGCTTCGAGAGAGAATACAAAATGGCGATGCGAAATGACCCTGACGTTTGCGCCATCATGTTAGATATTGATCACTTTAAAAAAGTGAATGATACACACGGCCATCATGCAGGTGATTTGGTTATAAAGCGCTTGGCTAAATTAATTACATTAGCTACACGCGAAACAGATATCTGCGGACGTTACGGCGGCGAAGAGTTCGCTATTATTTTGCCGGATACGACTGAGAAAACGGCTAAAATCATGGCAGAAAGGTTACGTAAGTTGGTTTCTTTAGACGCGGTTCCCTACGAAGATATAAAAATCAAATACACGATTAGTATCGGCATCGCTCAATTTACGAGTGATTATAGAGAGGCTGTGCTGTGGCTTGAAGATGCCGACAAAGCCTTATATGAAGCGAAAGAAGGGGGGCGTAATCGTGTTGTTTTAGCCCATGAAGGATCGTTGGAATAG
- a CDS encoding DUF3530 family protein, producing the protein MQKIIRDLITLIFAGLLLLSSALSFQLEAQSASFSEMTSMDMRNQLHVDEFTLIDVGNNRVPILISTSEQPITKGIVLIIGDADMPLGRQDSLSQLAKSLPAVGWTTVVMPSLGLSLGPNIAFPIENEGTQESAETDNSTQQNDDLSGATATPLADAVEDGQVVDETTNSLSVTSSISEADLVIYSLEIEAFISATLQHMETTMGHRILVSQGMTAATIAKLAADEHATMQQIDALVINNPYWPIRKLNNKIPMVVAQTPIPVLDLISYWDNSWSKQTEKARKIKARTQLKEVYRQADIVGQTFDQVQKDYVARQIQGWTSYLGW; encoded by the coding sequence ATGCAGAAAATAATAAGAGACCTTATTACTTTAATTTTCGCAGGCTTGTTATTGCTCAGCAGTGCTCTGTCATTCCAGCTTGAGGCTCAGTCAGCTTCATTTTCAGAAATGACAAGTATGGATATGAGAAATCAACTGCATGTGGATGAATTTACCCTAATTGACGTAGGGAACAATCGTGTTCCTATTTTGATTTCTACGTCTGAACAACCCATCACTAAGGGCATTGTGCTTATCATTGGTGATGCCGATATGCCCTTGGGTAGACAAGATTCGCTTAGCCAACTTGCAAAATCCTTACCAGCAGTCGGCTGGACTACGGTAGTGATGCCGTCTTTAGGATTAAGCCTTGGGCCAAATATTGCCTTCCCGATTGAAAACGAAGGTACGCAAGAATCCGCGGAAACAGATAATTCAACACAACAAAATGATGATTTGTCTGGAGCGACAGCTACCCCACTTGCTGATGCCGTTGAAGACGGTCAGGTTGTTGATGAAACGACGAACAGTCTCTCGGTAACGTCATCTATAAGCGAAGCTGACCTCGTCATTTATTCGCTAGAAATAGAAGCATTTATTAGCGCTACCCTCCAACATATGGAAACGACGATGGGACATCGCATATTGGTGAGTCAGGGCATGACAGCAGCCACCATCGCTAAGCTCGCGGCTGATGAACATGCAACAATGCAGCAAATAGACGCACTGGTTATCAATAATCCGTATTGGCCAATTCGTAAGTTAAACAACAAAATACCCATGGTTGTTGCGCAAACTCCTATTCCTGTTCTCGATCTAATTAGCTATTGGGATAATAGCTGGAGTAAACAAACAGAGAAGGCACGCAAAATAAAAGCAAGAACTCAGCTTAAGGAAGTTTATCGGCAGGCTGACATTGTTGGACAAACTTTTGATCAAGTTCAGAAAGACTATGTTGCGCGTCAAATTCAAGGTTGGACGAGCTACCTGGGCTGGTAA